The following are encoded together in the Desulfofundulus luciae genome:
- a CDS encoding DUF4912 domain-containing protein, with translation MELPRHYNENRLVLMIQEPTVIFSYWELSRGQWESLGEGRPLFLRLYTTGLNQGGTILMEVSLPPFTNDWYFRDVFPEYIYQAELGYYEPKGEFYPLLRSNQVVTPRTRTVEGVARFLKVETVIRVDTDEDTVEDEGEGTAFWGGYSSVDLPHKS, from the coding sequence ATGGAACTGCCGCGGCATTACAATGAAAACAGGCTGGTTCTGATGATACAGGAACCCACCGTCATTTTCAGTTACTGGGAACTGTCCCGGGGACAGTGGGAGTCCCTGGGGGAAGGGCGTCCTTTATTTTTGCGGCTTTATACTACCGGGTTAAACCAGGGTGGTACTATCCTAATGGAAGTGTCTCTCCCCCCCTTTACTAACGACTGGTATTTTCGCGATGTGTTTCCTGAGTATATTTACCAGGCCGAACTTGGTTATTACGAGCCGAAAGGGGAATTTTATCCCCTGCTTCGTTCCAATCAGGTAGTTACGCCCCGTACCCGGACAGTGGAGGGAGTGGCGCGGTTTTTGAAAGTGGAGACCGTTATTCGGGTCGATACGGATGAGGACACCGTAGAAGATGAAGGAGAAGGCACTGCCTTTTGGGGAGGATACAGTTCAGTGGATTTACCGCATAAGAGTTAA
- a CDS encoding Fur family transcriptional regulator has protein sequence MQRVINEVEEKLRAGDSKLTPRREHILRVLLENKDKHLSAEEIYNLVKQKAPDVGLATVYRTLELFLDFDIIHSIDFGDGRKRYEFGGERGEGHHHHHLICTRCGKIIEVNEDLLEDLEKRVTETYDFTITDHELKFFGYCKECAGKES, from the coding sequence ATGCAAAGAGTCATTAACGAAGTGGAGGAAAAACTCCGGGCCGGTGATTCTAAACTGACGCCGCGCCGGGAGCATATCCTGCGCGTACTTTTGGAAAATAAAGACAAACACCTGAGTGCGGAAGAGATTTACAATCTGGTTAAACAAAAAGCTCCCGATGTGGGGCTGGCCACAGTTTACCGCACTTTAGAACTCTTTTTAGATTTTGATATTATCCACAGCATCGATTTCGGGGACGGCCGCAAACGCTATGAGTTTGGTGGTGAACGGGGAGAAGGACACCACCACCATCATCTCATCTGTACCCGTTGCGGGAAAATCATAGAGGTCAATGAAGATCTGCTGGAGGATCTGGAAAAGCGGGTTACAGAAACTTATGATTTTACGATTACAGACCACGAGTTAAAGTTTTTCGGATACTGTAAGGAATGTGCCGGGAAGGAGAGTTGA